Part of the Muntiacus reevesi chromosome 8, mMunRee1.1, whole genome shotgun sequence genome is shown below.
AGATTGTCCAAGGGCCACCTTCCCTGCAGCAGGTCCTCTGGATTGATCACAGACCTAACTGTGGTCAGAGATAAAGGGCCTCTtggagaaagcaaacaaaaagaaaaacacgtGCCCTGAAATAAGAACAACCAGgatcaaagttcagttcagttcagtcactcagtcgtgtccaactccgtggattgcaaccccatggactgcagcacgccaggcttccctgtccatcactagctcccggagcttactcaaactcatatccgtcaagttggtgatgccatccaaccatctcatcctctgttgtccctttctcctcccatcttcaatctttcccagcatcaggatgttttccaatgagtcagttcttcgcatcaggtggccaaagtattggagtttcagcttcagcattagttcttccaatgaatatccaggacgatttcctttaggattggctggttggatctccttgcagtccaagggactctcaggagtcttctccaacaccacagttcaagagcatcccattatacagagtgaagtaagccagaaagataaacactaatacagtatactaacgcatatatatggaattttaaaagatggtaacgataaccctatatgcaggacagaaaaaaaagacacagatgtatagaacagacttttggactctgtgggagaaggcgagggtgggatgatctgagagaacagcattgaaacacgtataatatcaagtgtgaaacagatcgccagcccaggttggatatatgagacaagtgctcagggctggtgcactgggaagacccagagggaagggatggggaaggaggtgggagaggggatcaggatggggaacacatgtaaatccatggctgattcatgtcaatgtatggcaaaaaccacgacaatattgtaaagtaattagcctccagctaataaaaataaatgaaaaaaaaaaagtacattttgaCAATATTCCCCCCCCAAAAAGCATCAAAGTAGTTTTTGATAAATTCACCTTTGTCCTGGTTGCTCCTTGTGATGTCATCAAGTATAACTGATCCAGATGACAACTCAAGTCTTCACTGGGATGTAGTCTCCTTCTTCCTTGTTTTGGTGTCAGCAGCTCTGAGCTGCCCTCAGTCACCAAAACAGGGCAGATCAGTCAATATCCTctcattgttgctcagtcacccagtcatgtcagactctttgagaccccatggactgcagcatgccaggcctccctgtctctcaccatctcctggagtttgtccaagttcatgtccattgcatcagtgataccatccagccatcttgtcctctgtcaccctcctcttcttccgccttcaatcttttccagcttcaaggtttcttccaatgagtcagctgattgcatcaggtgaccaaagtatttgagcttcagcatcaatccttccaaggaatattcagggttgatttcctttacttcCAATGCAATAGGACAGTGGCTGGACTCTGCCAGTCTTCCCCTGCTTCTTCTGTCATCTAGCCAGTTGAGAGGCTAAAAGGAAAGAGTCTGCCAACTAGGGAAGAGACTTAGATAAATGAGGGTCCAGGCTTAGTCACTGAGGACATGGAACTCTTCATTTAAAACATTGTTGCACTGATTAGAACATGCTCAGAAACAAATATTGTGACTATATTAGTGTTTTCCTGTTAGCAAGGGTGAGGCCAGAGGATCTTCACTGGTGTTTGTTAAAATGTTTGTCTTCTATTATCAGGTGAGGTTGTTTAAAACATAGATTACATCCCAGATCTATGGGAACAGCATTGATGGTGGCAGGGGGTATAGGGAGTGGGGGTCTGGACAGCTACTTTTTAACAACTCctcaaattatttcaataaacaCTAAAGACAACTACTGGATTACATTTAATGTAAGAATAAGTGTACTTGGGGCCAGCATAGGTCAAATATCTTTGGAGTCTTTACTTGGGTCCACTTCTTTTGTAAAAGTCCGTTTGTGTGTCCCAGTAAAGTGACAAAATTTTCGAAATCAAATTTAAACATCTCTAAGTATATCAagttcatactgctcatggggttctcaaggcaagaatactgaagaggtttgccattgccttctccattggaaggactggtgccgaagccaaaactccaatactttggccacctgatgcaaagagctgactcatttgaaaagaccctggtgccgggaaagattgaaggcaggaggagaaggggacaacagagaatgagatgataggatggcatcaccaactcaatggacatcagtctgagcaagcttcaagagttggtgatggacagggaagcctggcatgttgcagtccatggggtcacaaagagtcggacacgactgagcgactgaagtatATCAGTATATATTCTGATACATATCAGAAGTATATATTCTGCTTTAATTATAATGTTAACTGGTCCATCTGCTATCATAACCCCTGATACTAAGAAAAGTGAATAGGCCCTGTTGACCTCCAAACTTAGAATTTTTGTTCATTATGTGCAAACTTGTCTGGTGTCTATATTCCGATTCAAGTAAGCCTTACCATACTTAGATTGATCTGGTCTAGTCTCTCATGAATGCAGAAGAATGACTATTGACTATTTCTTAGTCGCATGTTGGAAATTCTAGGTCTAAGAAAAAGCTCATCTTCTGCATGAAGGGAAGCTGAGACCAGGTAATTCTAGATATGGTAAAGCAATTTAGATGCGTATGAGGAAGCCCACATCTTCTACTCCTCAGCCCTGGTCTTCAGCTTACTGGAGTCTGTCCTCTCTTTCCACTCAAGCACTGGGCCCTATGGAAATTTCCCTCATGGTCATCATGACCTTGCTTGTCCTGGGCTCAATAGCCATCTTCCTGGAGGCTGCTGTCTACGTGCACAAGAACACTCGCTGCCCTATCAAGAGGAAGACCCTGCTCTGGTGCAGCTCTTCACCCACGGTGAGGGTCCTACAGCTGCCTTTGGGGAGGGGCTGAAGAGGAGGATTCCTTTCAACTCAGTAATTCAAGTTGCCTTCCTCTACTACTTTAGGGTGGGGGTTTTAGTCTGCTATCTGCAGTCAAGATCGCATGCTTGGGAGGTCAGTCAGTGGGGTGGAGTGTTTGAAATCTTAGAGTCACAGAAACAGCTCTAAGAACAGCTGGAGAATGGTCTGAGCCCACCAGCTATCCCACTCACTACTCCCCTGCTACTGTGTTGCTGTTAAAATAAGCCTGTTTCCTGCACAGACCAGCAGTGGTTCCTCAGAAGGTAGGAGGAGAGTAATTTTTTCCCATGGGGTCATGTTCACTCTACCCTTGTGTTGTAAGTCCTTCTAACTCACTCTTACAGCCATTTGATAGCTCTTTGGCATGGTCACAGGCCACAAGATGgggttcctctttccatgtggTGAGCTCTGTATCTGTTTCGGGTGAAGAACAAAGCCCTTGAGGTCCTTTTCTGCCAGATGACATCTGCCTGGGCCATCTTAAGACATCAGAGGTGCTCTAATAACATGGGATGTTGAAAAGGAAGGGTTGGGTCTTGATCTACGTACTCTTAAAGATGAAATGACCTATTCCTACTCCAGTGACATATGTTGAGAGATAGTCTTCAAAAGAGCCTCTGACTCAAGGTGACTTGCTGTCTCTAACCCTAGACAAGGAATAAACTGACAGCtgaatttaaaagcatttttaaaaaattagttgatTTAAGTAGCTCTTTTTCCAAccggtcacttttttttttttttttctaacatttgtttggctgtgccaggtgtCAGTTGTGtcttgtgggatctagtcccctgaccagggaatgaacccagtcCACTTGccttgggagctcggagtcttagccactggaccacgaggaaaGTCCCCAGTTGGTCAGTTTTAAGTAATGGTGCCTCAGGTGTTtagcttttgcttccttgagCTCTTGCCACAAAAGGTGAGCATGCAGTCTCCTTCCTTACCCTAACTAGCTCCTGGTTCTTCTCCAAGCAGATAGTGTCCGCATTCTGCTGCTTTGGTCTCTGGATTCCTCGTGCCCTCACACTTGTGGAAATGGCCATAACTGCGTGAGtgtcctgccctgcccccagctgAACTTGATATCCCTCTGGGGTCCCCCTTCTGCCCCTCTCAGCCCCGGGAATccagagtttgtctttttttttaaccccctgTCCCCGTCATAAATCCATGCAAACAAACCGATCACAAATCGAGCCCTTCCCAACTTGTCTCTTGAACTTCTAGTGCATCTCGGGCACCATTTTGTTCTCACAGCCTGCCCTCTTCCACCTGTCCTCTCTCTCACTTCTCTTGAGTCACACACTCAAAATGCCTAGACCCTACCTGATCCCTTCGGGAAGCCCCCTTCTCCCTGTCCTTTTGCAGTCTGTTTTTCTTTGGCAGCAAGTGGTATCCCACCAGCTGCTGCCGCCTCCCCTTCTGTGTGCTCTCAggcccacctcccacctctcccccaaCTCCAGGTTTTACGCAATGTGCTTTTACCTGCTGATGCAGGCCATGGTGGAAGGCTTTGGTGGGAAGGAGGCAGTACTGAGGACACTGAAGGACACCCCAGTGATGATCCATACAggcccttgctgctgctgctgcccctgCTGCCCCCGAATCAAGATCACCAGGTGAGGCGGGAGGGAGAGTCTGCCTGGAAGAGCAGATTGGCCTCTTCTGCACTCTCTCAAGAGCCTCTGCTGGCTCTCTCAGTCCTGCTTCAAGCCTCATGGGATTTGGCTTGAatagaacaaagctagtgatgaAAGGGTGGGCATCCCACAGCCAGGACCCACACACTGGGCACCCACACAGGGGTAGGAGGAACAGAGGAAGGAGAACTCCAGAGTTCCTATCACTTACGCTCACTGTCCCCTACAAATTTTATCACAAACTGCACTTTGGGCTATTTACTTTCCCCTTCCATCCATTTCAGTTAATGAGGTTGGGGTCAATCCTCAGATAGTTTTTGCTCAAAAGGCATCATTGTGGTCTGAGGGTGAGTGGGAGGCAATAAAGATGGTTCCCAATGCTCTTCCTGAGTCCCCACCCACTTGACTATGTTGGTGTCTATGATGGTGGCCAAGCCTTGCCAGGAACCCAATGAGAGAGCTGGAAGTTCTGCTTGGGGTGGGTGATTTGCAGGTCTATGTTCCTAACCCTCTTCCCACTTCAGGAAGAGACTTCAGCTGCTGCTGTTGGGCCCCATCCAGTACGCCTTCTTCAAGATATCACTGAGCCTGGTTGGCCTGTTTCTCATCCCTGATGGCATCTTTGACCCATCAGACGTAAGTCCAGAGTAAAGTGCAGCAGAGACCAAGATGAGTTTAATTCCTTTGAGCTCTAGAAGGAATAGCTGGAGCCAATATCCCCTGATTCAGGGCCCCAGGGTTGGGATAGCCCCAGGTACGGGGCGACCGTGGAAAAGCAGAGGCTCAGGGACTCTAACGGGGAGAGAAgaagcttttttattttccccaccatgggagaaaggaaaaaaaaggagaaaggggcttgCTTCCTCACTGACTGCTTTCTGGCCTGCCACCAGATTTCTGAGGGGAGCACAGCTCTATGGATCAACACTTTCCTCGGTGTGTCCACCTTGTCGGCTCTGTGGACCATAGGCATCATTTTTCGTCAAGCCAGGCTGCACCTGGGCGAGCAGAACATAGGAGCCAAATTTGTTCTGTTCCAGGTAACTATACCCTGGGAGAGAAAAGATGGTTAATAATGAGCCACAAATCATAGGGGTTAGGAGCTGAGACTAATAAAGGCTAGTAGTGGGTCTGGGAATCTTCTTAAGCCTTAGGTTTCCTGTGAGATTTGGAAAAGAATCCCTGCCCTTCCACAGTTGTTGCTTTTCTGTGCTATAACAGTTTTCTAAGGTTGCTGGAGCAAAATggcacaaacttggtggcttaaaaccacAGAAATACATTGCCTCAcaagttctggaggttggaagtccagAACCAAGCTGTCAGCGGCCCACTTGCCCACTGAACACTGTTGGGGCGAACCCTTCCTTGACCATTCCTGGCTTCTGATTGTTTGCAGCAATCCTTGGCATCCTTGGCTCATCACAGGGCATTCTCTCCTCAtgtctgtgtctatttttctgaTAAGGACATTGGTCATATTGGAATAAGGACCCACCCTACTTCAGTATGACCTcgtcttaactaattacatctaaTCAGTTACCAAGACAATgatggtcacattctgaggtcctgggcaTTAGGACTTCAATGCATCTTTTAGGGG
Proteins encoded:
- the SLC51A gene encoding organic solute transporter subunit alpha, whose translation is MEPGRTQIRLDPRYTVDLLEILKTNYSVPSACFSYPPTAAQLLRALGPMEISLMVIMTLLVLGSIAIFLEAAVYVHKNTRCPIKRKTLLWCSSSPTIVSAFCCFGLWIPRALTLVEMAITAFYAMCFYLLMQAMVEGFGGKEAVLRTLKDTPVMIHTGPCCCCCPCCPRIKITRKRLQLLLLGPIQYAFFKISLSLVGLFLIPDGIFDPSDISEGSTALWINTFLGVSTLSALWTIGIIFRQARLHLGEQNIGAKFVLFQALLILSALQPSIFSVLANGGQIACSPPFSSKTRSQVMNCHLLILESFLITVLTRIYYRRKDDKVGYEPFSSPDRDVNLKA